AAGTTTACTGGTAATAAATGCTTTAGCTACCAAAAAGATGGCTATTAGGGGCGGCGCTTGGAGCGCTATGGGCAAAAAAGTAGAAAAACCTTTAATGCTAGCTTTGTGTAAGTTATGTGATGTACCGGAAGAGTATATAAATAGTGAAATTTTTAAAAAAGATGAAAATAAAGATTTTGACCGTGAAATTGACTTTAAATTGTGGAACAAAGATAAAACTCAAAGTTACAAAGTAGAAGTGAAACTGATGGGTAGAGGTAACCCTGAAAGTGCCGATGTGGTTTTTGCCCGCGATACCGATATTTTTATAACCGATACTTTAAGCGAACAAAACAAAGCTCAGTTTTTTGCTAATAATGTTAAGTTTTTAGAGTTAAAAGGTAACAGGCAAGTTAAAGAGCAATTTATGGAATTGCTTAATTCTTTAAATATTTAGGTATTAGCAGCCAAGAATTGGTACAGTATTATAAATAAATATAATTGCTGTATTTAGGTGATTAATTTAGTCCCGGTAAGGGGCTAAATTAATTTTTAAGGGAAAATTTTTATTTAAGTAGCTCTAATAACTATTAAAACTGTAATTTTTCTTCTTGCTATTTATTTTAATTATGCTATAATGGTAGTTAAAATAAATACAGGAGGCGTTTACGGGCTAATTTATTAGCCTAAATAGTAGCTATGAATAAAGTATTTTTATGTAAAGAAACTGATAAAAATGAAACGCGAGCTGCCTTAGTCCCTGCCGATGTCAAAAAGTTAATCGGTATGGGTTATGAAGTTGCCGTAGAAAGAGGGGCCGGGTTAAAGATAGCCGGCTGTACCGATGCCGAGTACGAAGCCGCCGGCGCTAAGCTTATGTCTTTAAATGACGGCTATAATTTTGCCGACATCGTGGTGCGTATTAACAAACCAGATAATGTAAGCGGTATTAAAAAAGATACCTTGCATGTTAGCAGCTTTGATGTTTTTAACGAAAAAGCCGCCATTAATGATTTTGCCGGTGCCGGTATCCGAATGTTAAGCCTAGAAATGATGCCGCGTACTACCATCGCTCAAAAGATGGATATTCAAAGTTCTCAGGCTTCGCTGGCCGGTTATTACGCCGTGCTGCTTGCCGCAACCAAACTGCCAAAGGTTTTCCCTATGATGATGACCCCTTCGGGTACCATCTCGCCCGCCAAAGTTTTTATTATTGGTGTGGGTGTGGCCGGTTTACAGGCCATTGCTACCGCGAAACGTTTGGGCAGCCGTGTAGAAGCCTTTGATACAAGGCCGGTGGTAGAAGAGCAAGTAAAAAGTTTGGGTGCCAAATTTGTTAAAATTGATATTGGTGAAACCGGTCAAACCGAGCAAGGTTATGCCAAAGAGCTTACCCCCGAACAAGTTGAATTGCAACGCAAAGGCCAAGCAAAGGTTTGTGCCGGCAGCGATATTGTTATTACTACCGCTAAAGTTTTTGGCCGCAAAGCCCCAATCCTTATTACTAAGGAAATGCTTGCCCAAATGAAGCCCGGCAGCATTGTGGTGGATATGGCTGTTAAAACCGGCGGTAATGTGGAAGGCAGCGACCCTACCAAAGATGTAATGCTGGATAACGGTGTGCTTATTGTGGGCGGCGACAGCCTAGAAAGGTTTGTCGCTAAAGACGCTTCGGCGATGTTTAGCGGTAACATCTTTAACCTACTTGAGCACTTTTGGGATAACGAAAAGAAAAGTTTTAAGTACGACCCTGCCGATGAAATTTTGGCCGGTTGTGTGATTACCGATGGTGGGAAGATTATCCACCCACGATTTATTTAATTAAAAGCGGAAAGGTGAAAGTTGAAAGCTAGTGGCTTTTAATTTTCAGTTATTAAATTATAGGAGAAAAATTTTATGGGTATAATTAGCCTGTTGTTTGTCTTTGTTATGGCGGCTTTTTTGGGGTTAGAGCTTATTGCTAAGGTGCCTTCGCAGCTGCATACGCCGTTAATGTCGGCTACTAATGCTATTTCGGGCATTATTTTAATAGGTGCGGTTAGCATTACCGCCGGTCAAACCTTTGGCAGCTTAGGCATGTGGCTTGGGTTACTGGGTATTTTTTTAGCCACTATCAATGTGGTGGGCGGCTTTTTGGTTACCGCCCGTATGTTAGAGATGTTTAAAGATAAGGGAGGTAAAAAATAATGCGAGAAATGCTTATTAACTTAGCATACATTTTATCGGCCGTATTATTTATTATGGGTATAAAACGGCTAGGCAAAATTAAAACAGCTAGGCAAGGTAATGCGGTTTCGGCCTTTGCTATGTTGGTGGCTGTGGTGGCCATCTTTTTCGACCCTCAAGTTATGGCCGCTGGCTTTATCGGCACTTTTGATAATGTTCATTTATGGATATTTGTCGCTATTATTTTGGCTTCTTTAATTGGTATTGTTTGGGCTAAAAAGGTAGCCATGACGGGTATGCCTGAAATGGTGGCCATGCTTAACGGCTTTGGTGCTTTGGCCTCCTTTGCTGTTGGTGCAGTAGACTTTTTACGTATTCGGGCTACAGGCGGTGAGACCGATATTATAACTGCTGTTTCTACGGGGCTAGCTATCTTTATTGGGGCAATGGCCTTTACCGGTTCAATTATTGCCACCCTTAAATTATCAGAAAAAATTTCGGGTAAAGCTGTAATGTTTCCCGGTCAAAATGGCCTTAACGCTCTTATTATGTTATTGGTAGCGGCTATTATTGTTGTGTACGCTTTGCCTGTTAGTATAGTAAGTGTAGAGATTAAAACCTATGCTATTATCGCCTTAATGGTTATTTCGGCCATTTTTGGTATTACTTTGGTTATGCGTATTGGCGGCGGCGATATGCCGGTGGTTATTTCGCTTATCAACAGCCTTACTGGTTTAGCTGTTGCCAGTGCCGGCTTTATTATTTTAAATCCTGCCCTTATAGTAACCGGTTGTTTGGTAGGAGCATCGGGAATTATTCTTACCCTTATTATGTGTAAGGCCATGAACCGCTCTATCAGCAACCTTTTATTTAGTGGTTTTGGGGCTAATGTAAGTAGTGGTAAGGCGAATGGCCCACAGGCCGAGCCAAAATCGATGAGCGTAGAAGACGCTTATATGGTGATGGAGGCCGCTCAAAGTGTGGTCTTTATTCCCGGTTACGGTATGGCCGTTGCCCAAGCGCAGCACGCTGTAAAAGAACTGGCCGCTAAGCTGGAAGAAAATGGTGCAGAGGTAAACTTTGCTATTCACCCGGTAGCCGGCCGTATGCCCGGCCACATGAACGTTTTATTGGCCGAAGCCGATATTCCTTATGAGCAGCTAAAAACGATGGACGAAATTAACCCCACCATGCCAACCTATGATGTGGCAGTGGTAATTGGTGCCAACGACGTTGTCAACCCCGCTGCCGAAACCGATACCAGCTCGCCTATTTATGGTATGCCTATTATTAAGGCCCACGAAGCGCGTACGGTATTTGTGCTTAAGCGCGGGAAAGGTAAAGGCTTTAGCGGTATAGAGAACGAGCTGTTTACACGGCCAAATACCATAATGATTTATGGTGATGCTAAAGGTACAATTACCGGCCTTGCCAATGAGTTTGGTGCAGAGTAATTTACAAAGGGGGCCTTAAGGCCCCCTTTGCAGTTATTAACTTATAAGTTAATAGTTAATGATTTAGGAGAGGCCGCATAGCGGCCTTTTTTATTGGTAATCATTATTTTGATTAACATCTTTATTTTCCTATATACTGCCTAATATCACCTCTTAGCGGTTCGGACTCAAGGCCAACTAAAGCCTCTTTTATGCGGTTCTTATTTAAAATAAAAAATTAAACTTAACGCCGAGCCACCGTTACCGGCCCTACCGAGCCGGTAGCCCCAGTATGAGTAGTGCTGCCAACGATACGGCCGTTACGGGTAATAGTAGAGGTAAAGGTGTAGTTTTGGCTGTCCGTCCCTAAGCGGCTGATGATAAGGCTTGCTCTGGCATCGGCATAAACAATAAAGCTGTGGCTAAAAGGTAAGGTAGTGGTTCTGGTTTCTGCTCCTACAGCGGTAAGTAAAAAGATAGTAAATTGCGTGGTAGGGTCTACGGTATCGTTAG
The Spirochaetaceae bacterium genome window above contains:
- a CDS encoding CfrBI family restriction endonuclease, translated to MITFEEAVVKDTISKLLKGEDYRTVVINAINVEFLDFAIKFFKEIIDAKYHNTHINLEWYKERFINSKLLLPEEAAIYAGVNKKTITNIKGTATKEVVLEFANENFEYLAAMVSALEDDTQAGLSVIIKLSYNGISVELSLTESLLVINALATKKMAIRGGAWSAMGKKVEKPLMLALCKLCDVPEEYINSEIFKKDENKDFDREIDFKLWNKDKTQSYKVEVKLMGRGNPESADVVFARDTDIFITDTLSEQNKAQFFANNVKFLELKGNRQVKEQFMELLNSLNI
- a CDS encoding NAD(P) transhydrogenase subunit alpha, translated to MNKVFLCKETDKNETRAALVPADVKKLIGMGYEVAVERGAGLKIAGCTDAEYEAAGAKLMSLNDGYNFADIVVRINKPDNVSGIKKDTLHVSSFDVFNEKAAINDFAGAGIRMLSLEMMPRTTIAQKMDIQSSQASLAGYYAVLLAATKLPKVFPMMMTPSGTISPAKVFIIGVGVAGLQAIATAKRLGSRVEAFDTRPVVEEQVKSLGAKFVKIDIGETGQTEQGYAKELTPEQVELQRKGQAKVCAGSDIVITTAKVFGRKAPILITKEMLAQMKPGSIVVDMAVKTGGNVEGSDPTKDVMLDNGVLIVGGDSLERFVAKDASAMFSGNIFNLLEHFWDNEKKSFKYDPADEILAGCVITDGGKIIHPRFI
- a CDS encoding NAD(P) transhydrogenase subunit alpha, translating into MGIISLLFVFVMAAFLGLELIAKVPSQLHTPLMSATNAISGIILIGAVSITAGQTFGSLGMWLGLLGIFLATINVVGGFLVTARMLEMFKDKGGKK
- a CDS encoding NAD(P)(+) transhydrogenase (Re/Si-specific) subunit beta; translated protein: MREMLINLAYILSAVLFIMGIKRLGKIKTARQGNAVSAFAMLVAVVAIFFDPQVMAAGFIGTFDNVHLWIFVAIILASLIGIVWAKKVAMTGMPEMVAMLNGFGALASFAVGAVDFLRIRATGGETDIITAVSTGLAIFIGAMAFTGSIIATLKLSEKISGKAVMFPGQNGLNALIMLLVAAIIVVYALPVSIVSVEIKTYAIIALMVISAIFGITLVMRIGGGDMPVVISLINSLTGLAVASAGFIILNPALIVTGCLVGASGIILTLIMCKAMNRSISNLLFSGFGANVSSGKANGPQAEPKSMSVEDAYMVMEAAQSVVFIPGYGMAVAQAQHAVKELAAKLEENGAEVNFAIHPVAGRMPGHMNVLLAEADIPYEQLKTMDEINPTMPTYDVAVVIGANDVVNPAAETDTSSPIYGMPIIKAHEARTVFVLKRGKGKGFSGIENELFTRPNTIMIYGDAKGTITGLANEFGAE